The Nitrospira sp. genome window below encodes:
- a CDS encoding AAA family ATPase: MTAARTAKERLIQTFKFLKGLNELRNPVVRDLSGSDVMRIDSWPLHPCVWVRRGDRTEDETNDTADVELEALIRIQRARLTPCPGPPSPLEGWLKPGWQSVEGEVQVVEFRHVRPKDKQPSTVALTDDPERLEALNAWRLVRTKWAEAERPAIAARHLFDRIHALWTMIQREGDQVDLVLADGMLSVAEHSIHHPVLMQRIHLEFDPLLPEFRFNTGTEKVELHRALLRLVPSIEGRLIAHFDKELEEQPVEPLGGASTESFYRRLVQGLFHDGEFLDSKMRGSVPTQPSMWREPLLYLRPRTAGLSTTLDYILEDLDNKDTEPPEGLSRIVGVETTATSEIPIHGDGEGPEVPDEPEPDILFSKPANAEQYDIAARLTTAKSVLVQGPPGTGKTHTIANLLGYLLSQGKSVLVTAHTTKALRVLRRQVDEALQPLALSVLESDAESQAQLSTAAQDIADRLSRSDAASLRREAGLLRDKRRTLLHDKDTLRRQLRDARFSEIEEIVHGGEGFNPIDVARRVKADTERDGWIPGPLQPGMVCPLTDAEVRRLYASQDTLAPEDEAQLSVPQPALAELVRPADFRLLATERASADVRAQAHRPDLWNGHAVANYTTTQLQDLHQRVRQAAAILAEEQTWLREVLFAGWTGGELQEAWQDLLAVVETLAHESGTAHRLMMAHGPELPPDRSLDEAASMLGDMVAFLEGGGSFGLKTKLTRRAWHLLIESCRVEGREPRTLDEFRALHARAQLEKSRNRFAARWRRAVESLEGPAVESLGRSPERAAQGYAAEIRRRLEWRGAVWEPLIEELRTAGFHWDTWLAAHPPVPGDHGELARVQRAGSHGLAEIVEAQAALLRQAELSAALQAQRTYLTGFPESAVASRLLQAQDAWDVDNYEGLSMEIARLEGLRNVYDNRLTLLAKLEPTAPAWAQAVAKRHMPHDHSQPAGNAEAAWRWRQWLQELERRAAVSMTDLQGRLDRMEEELRHVAGRIIEYETWAAQRDRTALHTQQALMGFVQTIHKVGKGTGKRVPELMRRVRELLVSARRAVPVWIMPLNRVYESFDPRTTKFDVVIIDEASQSDVTALAALYLGHEHVVVGDKEQVTPDAVGQRLDEVQRLIATDLQGIPNSHLYDGQTSIYDLAETAFGSVIALREHFRCVPEIIEFCNQLSYSHAIRPLREPLSASLRPALVAHHVQGFRDGQGKINRVEAEEIASLVCACLNDPAYARNESRRPTSFGIISLVGDEQALLIENVLRQRLPPDVLEKHRLLCGNAAQFQGDERDVVFLSMVDGPPDHGQLSCRDAGPKDLYKKRYNVAVSRARNQLWVVHSLDPDTHLKDGDLRRRLIQHARDPQAILRAKEDYGKQTDSVFETEVLQRLLAAGYQVQPQWPVGAFRIALVVEGTRRRLAVECDGEKWHTPEQLQRDLERQAILERLGWVFVRIRGSVFFRAPETAMAPVLSKFNQLGIEPMGKGEPHESNRVEPLVDRIKRAAEKIRQDWANEPMALGENSEHEYATQSAGNSTEPA, from the coding sequence ATGACTGCTGCCAGGACCGCCAAAGAACGATTGATTCAGACGTTCAAGTTCCTGAAGGGTCTGAACGAACTTCGCAATCCCGTGGTCCGCGATTTGTCCGGGTCGGATGTCATGCGTATCGATAGCTGGCCCCTGCATCCCTGTGTGTGGGTCCGACGCGGCGACCGCACAGAAGATGAGACCAATGACACGGCAGACGTCGAATTGGAAGCACTCATTCGGATCCAACGAGCTCGATTGACGCCCTGCCCAGGGCCACCTTCACCTTTAGAGGGCTGGCTCAAGCCTGGATGGCAGTCAGTAGAGGGAGAGGTCCAGGTCGTGGAGTTCCGTCATGTTCGACCCAAGGACAAACAGCCCAGCACCGTTGCCCTGACCGATGACCCGGAACGCCTCGAAGCCTTGAACGCGTGGCGTCTCGTACGGACGAAGTGGGCTGAGGCAGAGCGGCCGGCGATTGCGGCACGTCATCTATTCGACCGCATTCATGCACTGTGGACCATGATACAGCGCGAAGGCGACCAGGTAGACCTTGTCCTTGCGGATGGGATGCTCAGCGTTGCGGAACACAGTATCCACCATCCGGTGCTCATGCAGCGAATCCATCTGGAATTCGACCCGCTGTTACCAGAATTTCGCTTCAACACCGGGACGGAAAAAGTAGAGTTGCACCGCGCCCTGCTTCGACTCGTACCGAGCATTGAAGGCCGGCTGATTGCTCATTTCGACAAAGAGTTGGAAGAGCAGCCGGTGGAACCGCTCGGCGGCGCGAGCACAGAAAGCTTCTACCGTCGACTTGTGCAGGGGCTGTTCCATGACGGTGAGTTCCTCGACAGCAAGATGCGTGGCTCGGTACCCACACAGCCGAGCATGTGGCGCGAACCACTCTTGTACCTCCGTCCACGGACGGCTGGGCTGAGCACCACCCTCGACTACATCCTGGAGGATTTGGACAACAAGGACACGGAACCCCCCGAGGGACTCTCGCGTATCGTGGGCGTGGAGACCACGGCCACATCCGAAATTCCCATACACGGTGATGGCGAGGGGCCAGAGGTCCCGGATGAACCGGAGCCGGATATCCTGTTTAGCAAACCGGCAAACGCAGAACAGTACGACATTGCAGCGAGATTGACGACGGCGAAGTCCGTACTCGTGCAAGGCCCACCAGGCACGGGTAAAACGCACACCATTGCGAATCTGCTGGGCTACCTCCTCTCGCAGGGAAAATCCGTGTTGGTGACCGCCCACACGACGAAGGCGTTGCGGGTGTTGCGGCGGCAGGTCGACGAGGCGCTCCAACCATTGGCCCTCAGTGTTCTTGAAAGCGACGCGGAAAGTCAGGCACAGCTTTCGACAGCGGCACAGGATATTGCCGACCGGCTCTCACGTTCCGATGCGGCAAGCTTGCGACGCGAAGCCGGGTTGCTCCGCGACAAACGGCGAACGTTGCTCCACGATAAAGATACGTTGCGTCGGCAACTCCGGGATGCCCGGTTCAGTGAAATCGAAGAGATTGTGCACGGTGGCGAAGGGTTCAACCCTATCGATGTCGCGCGGCGGGTGAAGGCAGATACCGAACGAGATGGGTGGATTCCAGGACCGCTTCAACCTGGGATGGTGTGTCCGCTCACGGACGCCGAGGTTCGGCGCCTGTACGCTTCACAAGACACCCTTGCGCCGGAAGACGAGGCACAACTTTCGGTGCCTCAACCGGCGCTGGCGGAGCTCGTGAGACCGGCTGATTTCCGCCTCCTCGCGACGGAGCGAGCGAGCGCAGATGTCCGCGCGCAAGCGCACCGGCCCGACCTGTGGAACGGTCACGCTGTAGCCAATTACACTACGACCCAGCTTCAGGACCTTCATCAGCGCGTGCGGCAGGCGGCGGCGATACTGGCCGAAGAACAGACCTGGCTACGCGAAGTCCTGTTCGCCGGTTGGACTGGTGGGGAATTACAAGAAGCCTGGCAAGACCTCCTGGCAGTTGTGGAGACGTTGGCACATGAATCTGGAACGGCTCACCGCCTCATGATGGCGCATGGACCCGAGCTCCCACCAGATCGCTCGCTGGATGAAGCAGCATCGATGCTCGGCGACATGGTGGCCTTCCTGGAAGGAGGCGGATCATTCGGTTTGAAGACGAAACTCACTCGTCGGGCCTGGCATCTGCTCATCGAATCCTGCCGCGTAGAAGGTCGTGAGCCACGCACTCTGGATGAGTTTCGTGCCTTGCATGCGAGGGCGCAGTTGGAGAAGAGCCGGAACCGTTTTGCCGCCCGCTGGCGCCGGGCCGTGGAAAGCCTCGAGGGGCCGGCGGTTGAAAGCCTCGGACGTTCACCGGAACGCGCGGCTCAAGGATACGCGGCAGAAATACGCAGGCGTCTTGAATGGCGTGGAGCGGTCTGGGAGCCACTGATTGAAGAACTGCGCACGGCGGGCTTTCATTGGGACACGTGGCTGGCTGCCCATCCCCCTGTACCAGGCGATCATGGTGAGTTGGCGCGCGTACAACGTGCTGGGTCCCATGGGTTGGCGGAGATTGTCGAGGCGCAGGCCGCGCTGCTCCGGCAAGCAGAGTTATCGGCAGCCTTACAGGCGCAACGGACCTATCTCACAGGGTTCCCAGAGAGTGCTGTTGCATCACGACTGCTCCAAGCCCAGGACGCCTGGGACGTCGACAACTACGAGGGCCTCTCGATGGAGATCGCCCGGCTCGAAGGTCTCCGCAACGTTTACGACAACCGTCTGACTCTCCTGGCAAAGTTGGAACCAACCGCGCCTGCATGGGCACAGGCCGTCGCCAAACGCCACATGCCACACGACCATTCGCAACCGGCGGGCAATGCGGAGGCAGCCTGGCGATGGCGGCAGTGGCTTCAAGAGTTGGAACGGCGCGCGGCCGTTTCGATGACGGATCTTCAAGGACGGCTCGACCGAATGGAAGAGGAGTTACGGCACGTCGCCGGAAGGATTATCGAGTACGAGACATGGGCGGCACAGCGTGATCGCACCGCATTACACACGCAGCAGGCCTTGATGGGCTTTGTGCAGACGATTCATAAAGTCGGCAAGGGAACCGGAAAGCGCGTGCCGGAATTAATGCGCCGGGTACGAGAACTTCTCGTTTCAGCACGCCGCGCAGTCCCGGTGTGGATCATGCCGTTGAATCGCGTGTATGAGAGCTTTGATCCGCGCACTACGAAGTTCGACGTGGTGATCATCGATGAAGCCAGCCAGAGCGATGTGACCGCGCTCGCGGCACTCTATCTCGGACACGAGCACGTCGTGGTGGGCGACAAAGAGCAGGTCACGCCCGATGCCGTGGGTCAGCGGCTGGATGAGGTGCAACGGCTCATTGCCACCGACCTCCAAGGTATCCCGAATAGTCACCTGTACGACGGACAGACATCTATTTATGACCTCGCAGAAACTGCCTTCGGCAGCGTGATCGCCCTACGCGAGCATTTCCGCTGCGTGCCTGAGATCATCGAGTTCTGCAATCAGCTTTCCTACAGTCACGCGATTCGTCCGCTGCGTGAGCCGCTGTCGGCGAGCCTCCGCCCCGCTCTCGTGGCGCATCACGTGCAAGGTTTCCGTGACGGCCAAGGCAAGATCAACCGGGTCGAGGCCGAGGAGATTGCGTCGTTAGTTTGCGCATGCCTGAATGATCCGGCCTATGCCCGGAACGAATCCAGGCGTCCGACGAGCTTCGGCATCATTTCGCTGGTCGGTGATGAGCAGGCGCTACTGATTGAGAATGTGCTTCGGCAGCGGTTGCCACCGGATGTGCTTGAAAAGCATCGCTTACTCTGCGGAAATGCCGCACAGTTTCAGGGCGACGAACGAGATGTCGTCTTCCTCTCAATGGTCGATGGACCGCCGGACCACGGCCAACTGTCTTGTCGTGACGCCGGACCGAAGGACCTCTACAAGAAACGCTACAACGTCGCGGTGAGTCGTGCGCGCAATCAACTTTGGGTCGTGCATTCACTCGACCCGGACACTCATCTTAAAGACGGCGATCTCCGCCGCCGACTCATCCAGCATGCACGCGATCCGCAAGCCATTCTTCGAGCGAAGGAGGATTACGGCAAGCAGACTGATTCAGTGTTTGAAACCGAGGTACTCCAACGACTGCTCGCAGCCGGGTACCAAGTGCAGCCACAGTGGCCGGTCGGTGCGTTCCGAATTGCACTCGTTGTGGAAGGAACAAGACGACGCCTTGCAGTGGAATGCGACGGCGAGAAGTGGCACACACCGGAGCAGCTTCAGCGTGACCTCGAACGGCAGGCGATTCTTGAACGGCTTGGCTGGGTCTTCGTCCGCATCCGCGGCAGCGTCTTCTTCCGCGCCCCCGAGACTGCCATGGCACCGGTACTTTCGAAATTCAATCAGCTTGGCATTGAGCCAATGGGGAAAGGCGAACCCCACGAGTCCAATCGCGTTGAGCCCTTAGTTGATAGAATCAAAAGGGCAGCTGAAAAGATCCGCCAAGACTGGGCCAATGAACCGATGGCGCTCGGTGAGAATAGTGAACATGAGTATGCAACCCAATCCGCAGGCAACTCAACCGAACCGGCTTGA
- a CDS encoding porin family protein: MIMRVLKRPVVLVALTVALGGMLYEGSAKPAAAEGLFDDMNIGLFSIGGRATYFDPKNGDENWFGGGQVRIHPFHFLAVEGSVDYRRTEINSTKVRTFPVQGSVLLYPFGMKRLSPFILGGAGWYFTNVEGPGDFDKTQHRFGAHAGGGLQLFLTEYVSLDGTYRHIWLEKIESKDASLRDKRFEDNGHMVTFGLNVHF, encoded by the coding sequence GTGATCATGCGCGTGCTGAAACGACCGGTCGTCTTGGTGGCTCTAACCGTCGCTCTGGGGGGAATGCTCTATGAAGGAAGTGCCAAACCAGCTGCAGCGGAAGGGCTCTTCGATGACATGAATATTGGGCTCTTCTCTATTGGTGGTCGTGCGACCTATTTCGATCCGAAAAACGGAGACGAGAACTGGTTTGGCGGCGGTCAGGTCCGCATTCATCCATTCCACTTTCTTGCCGTTGAAGGTTCGGTCGACTATCGTAGAACAGAAATCAACTCTACCAAGGTCCGAACCTTTCCGGTGCAAGGCTCAGTATTGCTCTATCCATTTGGCATGAAACGACTTTCTCCCTTTATTCTAGGCGGGGCCGGGTGGTACTTCACGAACGTCGAGGGTCCCGGCGACTTCGACAAGACACAACATCGGTTCGGCGCACACGCGGGAGGAGGACTCCAGCTCTTTCTCACCGAATATGTCTCGCTCGATGGAACCTATCGACATATCTGGCTTGAGAAAATCGAGTCGAAGGATGCATCCCTGCGCGATAAGCGATTTGAGGACAATGGGCATATGGTGACCTTTGGTCTGAATGTGCACTTTTAA
- a CDS encoding BrnT family toxin, protein MKFEWDPRKAEINLRKHGISFDEAASVFLDRLALSGPDPDHSIGELRYITFGMSRLSRLLVVSHTYRPDAIRIINARRMTRNERKLYEEG, encoded by the coding sequence ATGAAGTTTGAGTGGGATCCGCGCAAAGCCGAAATCAATCTTCGTAAGCACGGAATCTCGTTCGACGAAGCGGCTTCGGTATTTCTGGACCGACTGGCTCTTTCAGGCCCTGACCCGGATCACTCCATCGGCGAGCTGCGGTATATTACCTTTGGAATGTCCCGATTAAGTCGGCTACTCGTTGTCTCACACACCTATCGACCAGACGCCATTCGAATCATCAACGCCCGCCGCATGACACGCAATGAAAGGAAATTATATGAAGAAGGATAA
- a CDS encoding nucleotidyltransferase domain-containing protein, translating into MQQRESLHTPRELDRTITEVMTRHPSVVLAILFGSTAKDRARNDSDLDIAVATTTPLTPQTHIAVIEDLALAVGRPVDLIDLDRAHNPLLRQILTRGRKVLCHDRTRYAELILRMVYEEADVMPYYRRILSERRKAWIGT; encoded by the coding sequence ATGCAACAGCGGGAATCTCTCCACACACCTCGTGAACTTGATCGGACGATCACGGAAGTGATGACTCGTCATCCGTCGGTAGTATTGGCTATTTTGTTCGGATCGACAGCTAAGGATCGCGCTCGCAACGATAGTGATCTGGATATCGCGGTTGCAACTACGACCCCACTTACTCCTCAGACGCATATCGCCGTCATTGAAGACCTTGCCTTAGCCGTCGGTCGCCCGGTGGATCTCATAGATCTTGATCGGGCTCACAACCCATTGCTCCGGCAGATCCTGACTAGGGGACGCAAAGTACTGTGTCACGATCGAACACGCTACGCCGAACTCATTCTGCGTATGGTCTATGAAGAAGCGGACGTCATGCCCTACTACCGCCGCATCTTGTCTGAGAGACGCAAAGCATGGATCGGGACCTAG
- a CDS encoding glutamate mutase L produces MISQEPAKTDRPLNVIVATDCGSTTTKAILIEKIGDTYRQTYRGEAPTTVEAPFEDVTRGVLNAIAEIEELSGRKILEGDQIITPCRDDKTGVDIYVSTSSAGGGLQMMVTGVVQNMTGESAQRAALGAGAIVIDVLAANDGRLPHEKIERIRSMRPDMILMSGGTDGGAVTHVVEMAEYVAAAEPRPRFGVTYKLPLIYAGNKDVQPQVKKILEDKSALVVTDNIRPVLERENLAPARNKIHDLFLEHVMQQAPGYKKLIEMAGAPIMPTPAAVGLIMETIAKREHLNLIGVDIGGATTDVFSVFDGVFHRTVSANLGMSYSVSNVLAEAGLANIMRWVPFTIDEQTLRNRIKNKMIRPTTIPQTLDELQIEQAIAREALRLALIHHKSLATGLKGVQQERTISDVFEQQTSGQSLIEMLKLDLIVGSGGILSHAPRRTQSMLMMVDAYEPTGCTRLSVDSIFMMPHLGVLSTINEKAATDVFVSDCMVYLGTCVAPIGQGKDGTVCADYEIVWPDGQATKEQLTFGELRLYPFDSEQPATIKVQPAKGFNMGAGVGVAVTKEVYGGVVGLLLDGRGRPLKLPAEQQARVAALTKWFTAVDLYPNGS; encoded by the coding sequence ATGATTTCTCAGGAGCCGGCTAAGACCGATCGTCCGCTCAATGTCATCGTCGCCACCGACTGCGGCAGCACGACCACCAAAGCCATCCTCATTGAAAAAATCGGAGATACCTACCGGCAAACGTACCGAGGCGAGGCGCCGACGACGGTCGAAGCGCCGTTCGAGGACGTGACACGTGGTGTGTTGAACGCCATCGCGGAGATCGAGGAACTTTCAGGGCGCAAGATTTTGGAGGGTGACCAGATCATCACTCCCTGTCGTGACGACAAGACGGGGGTGGACATCTACGTCTCTACCAGCAGTGCCGGGGGGGGGTTGCAGATGATGGTGACCGGTGTGGTGCAGAACATGACGGGTGAAAGCGCGCAGCGCGCGGCGCTGGGGGCTGGGGCGATCGTCATCGATGTGTTGGCGGCCAACGATGGCCGCTTGCCGCACGAAAAGATCGAGCGCATCCGCTCCATGAGGCCGGACATGATCCTGATGTCGGGAGGAACCGATGGGGGGGCGGTGACGCATGTCGTGGAGATGGCCGAATATGTGGCGGCGGCTGAGCCTCGGCCACGGTTCGGTGTGACGTACAAGTTGCCCTTGATCTATGCAGGGAATAAGGACGTGCAACCACAGGTCAAGAAAATCCTCGAAGACAAGTCGGCGCTGGTGGTGACGGACAATATCCGGCCGGTCTTGGAACGAGAGAACCTGGCTCCGGCACGCAACAAGATTCATGACCTGTTCCTCGAACACGTCATGCAACAAGCTCCCGGCTACAAAAAGCTGATCGAGATGGCCGGGGCCCCGATCATGCCGACGCCCGCTGCCGTCGGTCTCATTATGGAGACGATTGCCAAACGAGAGCATCTGAATCTGATCGGTGTGGATATCGGTGGGGCGACGACGGACGTGTTTTCCGTCTTTGATGGCGTATTCCACCGCACGGTCAGCGCCAATCTCGGCATGTCCTACAGCGTGTCGAATGTGCTGGCGGAGGCAGGGCTCGCCAATATCATGCGCTGGGTGCCCTTTACGATCGATGAGCAGACGCTGCGTAACCGCATTAAAAACAAGATGATCCGTCCGACCACGATTCCGCAAACACTCGACGAACTGCAGATCGAACAGGCGATTGCAAGGGAAGCCTTGCGGCTGGCTCTGATTCACCATAAGTCGCTGGCGACAGGGCTGAAGGGTGTGCAGCAGGAGCGGACGATTTCAGATGTCTTCGAGCAACAGACGTCCGGCCAATCGCTGATCGAGATGTTGAAGCTGGATTTGATCGTCGGGAGCGGGGGCATCCTTTCGCATGCGCCACGCCGTACCCAATCGATGCTGATGATGGTCGATGCCTATGAACCGACCGGTTGCACCAGATTGTCCGTGGATAGCATCTTTATGATGCCGCACCTCGGCGTCTTGTCCACCATCAATGAGAAGGCGGCAACCGACGTATTCGTCAGCGACTGCATGGTCTATCTTGGGACCTGTGTCGCGCCGATCGGACAGGGGAAGGACGGAACGGTCTGTGCGGACTACGAAATAGTCTGGCCGGACGGCCAGGCCACGAAGGAACAACTGACGTTCGGAGAGCTGCGGCTCTATCCATTCGATTCCGAGCAACCCGCCACGATCAAAGTCCAGCCTGCCAAGGGATTCAATATGGGGGCAGGAGTCGGCGTGGCCGTGACGAAAGAGGTTTACGGAGGGGTCGTCGGGTTGTTACTCGATGGCCGTGGGCGACCGCTCAAACTTCCCGCTGAGCAACAGGCTCGCGTCGCGGCTCTGACGAAATGGTTCACAGCAGTTGATCTCTATCCAAATGGAAGCTAA
- the amrB gene encoding AmmeMemoRadiSam system protein B — protein MPSKVEQLVADLDEKLFLEGARTERARQQARLAYRQQAIRPAACAGRSYEADGPKLKKQVDGFFSSGEGPDFKPSENRGKVIKGLVTPTYEPKQAGPVYAWAYKELQECEQPDVYVIIGTAHAGLEHLFAVTDKDFETPLGVVKADRTIVDHVKGSVPEYFEEDIAHQSEHAIEFQLPFLQTTVGKPFTLVPVLSSFSAMSLNDPTVRASVDRFLTALRDAMSVSTQRVGIIAAGELAHLGMRYGDSAPPTDFSFHRSMQRDLEMLKHVEELQPEAFAQYIQKEQDQRRISGFSPIYSLLRLIQAEKGQVLRYDRGITDQYNSTVTYAGMAFF, from the coding sequence ATGCCGAGCAAAGTGGAGCAGCTGGTGGCCGATTTGGACGAGAAGCTGTTTCTGGAAGGCGCTCGAACCGAACGGGCGCGGCAACAGGCACGACTCGCGTATCGACAGCAAGCGATCCGGCCGGCGGCATGTGCCGGGCGGAGCTACGAGGCAGATGGCCCGAAGTTAAAGAAGCAAGTCGATGGATTCTTTTCGTCGGGTGAAGGGCCTGACTTTAAGCCGTCTGAGAATCGTGGAAAGGTGATCAAAGGACTCGTTACGCCGACCTATGAGCCGAAGCAAGCAGGGCCGGTCTACGCCTGGGCCTATAAGGAACTGCAAGAATGTGAACAGCCGGATGTCTATGTGATCATCGGGACCGCTCATGCGGGGCTGGAGCATCTCTTTGCGGTGACCGACAAGGATTTTGAGACGCCGTTGGGAGTCGTCAAGGCCGACCGAACGATCGTGGATCATGTGAAGGGAAGTGTGCCGGAATATTTTGAAGAAGATATCGCCCACCAATCAGAACATGCCATCGAGTTTCAGCTCCCATTTCTGCAAACCACCGTCGGCAAACCATTCACGCTTGTTCCGGTCTTGTCGTCTTTCTCCGCGATGAGCCTGAATGATCCAACCGTTCGAGCTTCTGTGGATCGATTTCTCACAGCCCTTCGAGACGCCATGAGTGTTTCCACCCAACGTGTGGGCATCATTGCGGCCGGGGAGTTGGCGCACCTCGGCATGCGGTACGGCGACAGTGCGCCACCGACCGATTTTTCGTTTCACCGCTCCATGCAGCGAGATCTCGAGATGCTCAAGCACGTGGAAGAACTGCAGCCGGAAGCGTTCGCTCAATATATTCAAAAGGAACAGGACCAGCGTCGCATCTCCGGCTTCTCGCCTATCTATAGCCTGCTGCGACTCATCCAAGCGGAAAAAGGGCAAGTGCTCCGCTACGACCGCGGCATCACCGACCAATATAACTCTACCGTCACCTACGCCGGCATGGCGTTTTTTTAA
- a CDS encoding BrnT family toxin → MARPFQYHFEWDPAKATQNLRKHGIPFEQAAMIFKDAAALSHFDEGHSEYEERWITMGMDATEVLLVACHTFQETADDSATIRLISARKATKTEMKQYRKG, encoded by the coding sequence GTGGCTAGGCCGTTTCAGTATCACTTCGAATGGGACCCTGCAAAAGCCACACAGAATCTTCGCAAGCACGGTATCCCCTTCGAACAAGCAGCCATGATCTTCAAGGATGCAGCCGCCCTTTCGCACTTTGACGAAGGCCACAGTGAATATGAAGAGCGCTGGATCACGATGGGAATGGATGCCACAGAAGTTTTATTGGTCGCTTGCCATACGTTTCAGGAAACAGCCGACGACAGCGCCACGATCAGGCTCATCTCTGCTCGCAAGGCAACGAAGACTGAGATGAAGCAATATCGGAAAGGATAA
- a CDS encoding response regulator transcription factor codes for MQDQRIRIAILHSYQLLRESLHGCLEHVPSFAIAQTASRLEELEEVLGSDRSDLLIVEFGLLRQGGVYREQICALSSEVKRLVIDVPDNEDDILSCIETGGASGYLVTNASVEGLVNNIKAIVRGETLCSARIAHLSFGRMSQLACRRDEDPRNNGTRLTRREAEIVRLIEDRLSNKEIATRLKIEVSTVKNHVHNILDKLHLPSRHAAVNQLKEQGFTAPRS; via the coding sequence ATGCAGGACCAGAGAATCCGCATAGCAATCCTCCATAGCTATCAGCTGCTTCGAGAGAGCTTACATGGCTGCCTCGAGCACGTGCCGTCATTCGCGATCGCACAGACGGCGTCCAGGCTGGAAGAACTTGAAGAAGTCCTCGGTTCGGACCGATCGGATCTGCTCATCGTGGAGTTTGGTCTTTTGCGTCAAGGGGGAGTATATCGCGAGCAGATTTGCGCTCTGTCGTCAGAAGTGAAGAGACTGGTTATTGACGTACCGGACAATGAGGACGACATCCTCTCTTGCATTGAGACGGGCGGGGCTTCCGGGTATCTGGTGACCAACGCATCGGTCGAGGGCTTGGTGAACAATATCAAAGCGATTGTGCGCGGAGAAACGCTGTGCTCGGCAAGAATCGCGCACCTTTCCTTTGGACGCATGTCACAGCTCGCGTGCCGGAGAGACGAGGATCCGAGGAACAATGGAACGCGCCTCACCCGCCGTGAAGCGGAGATCGTACGGTTGATAGAAGATCGTTTGAGTAATAAGGAAATTGCCACTCGGCTCAAGATTGAAGTCTCGACGGTCAAAAACCACGTCCACAACATCCTCGACAAACTGCACTTGCCCAGTCGCCATGCAGCGGTGAACCAGCTCAAAGAGCAGGGTTTCACAGCGCCTCGATCCTGA
- a CDS encoding transposase — translation MISGEHYRFRLYYGPELVADRFVAWCADRGIELRYIQPGKPAQNGFIERFNRTYRTEVLNAYVFESLDQVREISADWLLTYNEVRPHDALAGLPPATYRAQLNAESSPLPVSR, via the coding sequence TTGATTTCAGGGGAGCACTACAGATTCCGCTTATACTATGGCCCCGAACTGGTCGCCGATCGGTTCGTCGCCTGGTGTGCGGACCGAGGCATCGAGTTGCGTTACATCCAGCCAGGCAAACCCGCGCAGAACGGTTTCATCGAACGGTTCAATCGGACGTATCGTACCGAAGTGTTGAATGCCTATGTGTTTGAGTCGCTGGATCAAGTGCGGGAGATCAGTGCGGACTGGTTACTGACCTATAACGAAGTGCGGCCCCATGATGCCTTGGCAGGCTTACCGCCGGCCACGTATCGGGCTCAGCTGAACGCTGAAAGTTCTCCATTGCCAGTGTCTCGTTGA
- a CDS encoding transposase — translation MREFAQDGCFQLVGGHGARARYVHAWRRLLAHSGLPSGAIITRSGSVPATWCSKPIAEQSIHSALHSSGTYRCTEQDLTPNFRSRVIRDWMQWYNQERPHQALGYRSPVQYRARQVTQVA, via the coding sequence TTGCGCGAATTCGCCCAGGACGGCTGCTTCCAATTGGTGGGAGGTCACGGCGCAAGAGCGCGGTACGTTCATGCATGGCGGCGACTACTCGCTCATAGCGGGCTGCCGTCTGGCGCGATCATCACCCGTTCAGGAAGTGTTCCCGCCACTTGGTGTTCGAAACCGATTGCCGAGCAAAGCATTCACTCCGCCCTACACTCCTCCGGAACCTATCGATGCACAGAACAAGATCTGACCCCCAATTTCCGCTCACGCGTCATTCGAGATTGGATGCAGTGGTACAACCAGGAGCGCCCGCATCAGGCCTTGGGCTATCGAAGCCCCGTCCAATATCGGGCGCGACAAGTAACCCAGGTGGCTTGA
- a CDS encoding type II toxin-antitoxin system HicA family toxin, with protein sequence MSKLPVLSGQAAVRALKKIGYRVDHQTGSHIILRQSNPPHRRLTVPHHTELARGTLRSIIRQAGLTVEAFSALL encoded by the coding sequence GTGAGCAAATTGCCTGTCCTATCAGGCCAAGCCGCGGTTCGTGCACTGAAGAAGATTGGCTATCGAGTAGATCACCAAACCGGAAGTCACATTATCTTACGACAATCCAATCCTCCGCACCGACGACTCACTGTTCCTCATCACACTGAGCTGGCAAGAGGTACGTTACGCAGCATCATTCGCCAAGCCGGTCTAACGGTTGAAGCATTTAGCGCATTGCTCTAA